Within the Clostridia bacterium genome, the region AAATTAAAAGTATTCACTAATTCCTCAGTCGCCAAATTCCCCCCCTCAGCCAACAATTTAAAAATAGGGGGCCAAGGCCAGGAATTACTTTTAATTTCCACTTGACAATTCGGGGGTAAAATCCGCGGTATATTTTCCACCAATCCTCCCCCAGTAATATGAGCCATACCTTTAATTGTAAACCTTTCCAAAATGGAATTAATTAAATTGACATAAATTCGCGTCGGTTTTAATAATTCCTCACCTAATGTACAGCCCAATTCTGGTAAATATTCTTCCAAAGATCTCCCTTGAACATCTAAAAAAATTTTACGTACTAAGGAGAACCCATTGGAATGTAACCCATTGGAAGCTAAACCAAGCACCAAATCACCAGGTTTAATATTTGCCCCACTAATAATTTTTTCTTTTTCTACTACACCGACCACAAAGCCAGCCAAATCATATTTCCCCGGTGCATAAAAACCGGGCATTTCCGCAGTTTCGCCACCGATTAAGGCACAGCCTGCTTCCCTGCACCCTAAGGCAATCCCTTTAACAATAGCTGCCACCTGTTTTGGTTCCAATTTCCCCACAGCAATATAATCCAGAAAAAAAAGCGGCTGAGCTCCAGTTACTAGAATATCATTAACACACATGGCCACACAATCAATACCAATGGAATCATGTTTATTCAATTGTTGAGCTAAAGCTAATTTGGTACCTACACCATCAGTACCTGAGACCAGAACCGGTTGTTGATATTTTTCCACATCCAAGGCAAAAAAAGAAGCAAACCCACCCCAAGTACCCAAAACTTCAGGTCGCATTGTCTGGGCCGCCAATGGTTTAAATAAATTTACGGCTTCCTGTCCACGCTTTATGTCCACACCTGCTTGGCGATAAGTCCAAGCCTGCTGATTTTCCATTAGCGAACCTCCTTCGGTAAACCCAATAAATATTTTTCCGTAAAACAAGCTGTACAAAAACCTTGTTCACGCTTTAAAGCCCGATATAATCCGGGCAAACTTAAATAAGATAAAGAATCCGCACCTACATACTCCCTAATTTCCTCCACAGACTTTTGGGCAGCAATTAATTGTCCTCTTTCAGAAGTATCAATGCCATAATAACAAGAAGCAATTACCGGTGGAGAAGTAATTAATAAATGCACTTCTTTAGCCCCGCGGTTGCGAAGTGTCTTTACAATTTTTTTACTAGTTGTCCCTCTAACAATAGAATCATCAACTACTGCTACCCGTTTACCAACCACTAGTTCAGTCACTGGATTTAATTTTAAACGTACTGCCAAACTGCGTTCACTTTGTTCTGGACGAATAAAAGTCCGACCAATATAACGATTTTTCATAAGTCCCATATCAAAAAACAAACCCAATTCTCCGGCATAACCAAGTGCCCCGGCAATTCCAGAATCAGGAACTGGTAAAACAATATCTGCTTCCACAGGACTTTCACGTGCCAATTCGCGGCCCATAGCCCGTCGAACTCTCATCACATTAAGACCGTCAATGGTAGAATCAGGACGTGCAAAATAAATAAATTCAAAAACACACAAAGCCTCAGTAGATCTGCTGGAAAACTTAAAACTTCGGCATCCCGACTGATCAATGATTACAATTTCACCTGGGGCCACATCCCTAATAAATTCAGCCCCTAAAACATCTAAAGCACAAGATTCCGAGGCTAAAACATAAGATCCCTCTAAGCGTCCCAAACAAAGTGGTCTATTACCATAAGGATCCCTAATACCAATTAATTTATCCTCAGTCATTAAAACCAAAGCATAACTACCTTTTAGCTCCAACATCGCTTTTTTTAAAGCCTCTTTTAAACCTCCCCC harbors:
- a CDS encoding amidophosphoribosyltransferase, whose product is MFYEEVKDKMEEACGVFGIYAPGKDVARLAYYALYALQHRGQQSAGIAVSNGKQVRVHKGAGLVADVFSDQSLNNLKGHLAVGHVQYTPINSGLAVNAQPLVCQCLKGKMAICHNGNLVNVKELKEHLAARGVVFQSSLDVEIVVNLIARNGGGGLKEALKKAMLELKGSYALVLMTEDKLIGIRDPYGNRPLCLGRLEGSYVLASESCALDVLGAEFIRDVAPGEIVIIDQSGCRSFKFSSRSTEALCVFEFIYFARPDSTIDGLNVMRVRRAMGRELARESPVEADIVLPVPDSGIAGALGYAGELGLFFDMGLMKNRYIGRTFIRPEQSERSLAVRLKLNPVTELVVGKRVAVVDDSIVRGTTSKKIVKTLRNRGAKEVHLLITSPPVIASCYYGIDTSERGQLIAAQKSVEEIREYVGADSLSYLSLPGLYRALKREQGFCTACFTEKYLLGLPKEVR
- a CDS encoding phosphoribosylformylglycinamidine cyclo-ligase, giving the protein MENQQAWTYRQAGVDIKRGQEAVNLFKPLAAQTMRPEVLGTWGGFASFFALDVEKYQQPVLVSGTDGVGTKLALAQQLNKHDSIGIDCVAMCVNDILVTGAQPLFFLDYIAVGKLEPKQVAAIVKGIALGCREAGCALIGGETAEMPGFYAPGKYDLAGFVVGVVEKEKIISGANIKPGDLVLGLASNGLHSNGFSLVRKIFLDVQGRSLEEYLPELGCTLGEELLKPTRIYVNLINSILERFTIKGMAHITGGGLVENIPRILPPNCQVEIKSNSWPWPPIFKLLAEGGNLATEELVNTFNLGIGYVLILEEAQARNLQAWLKEQGEVAYLLGEVTQGSGGLILRGEVK